One genomic window of candidate division WOR-3 bacterium includes the following:
- a CDS encoding T9SS type A sorting domain-containing protein: MKKMFFVVAFLTAAAITAMPWTGSNLNSGISFLAPDSGTPDAYGYVYVKSGDPGGPTYNWMDISTTGTLVTGLMDDNVVGPFPIGFDFPYYWYNVDQVYIGSNGYLSFSSNANLADPFHNIPLSTPPNDLLAIFTGDLDHSPGVGSPAVYYYTSATLDTFIVTFDSVQEWAVPGTYHTFQVILTKADSCITMQYGPQNGTYNHSGSEHDMVGIENNTGTIGLQYFRDGSAGAGASRPVDGMAVAYIPPESTTLQIHDVGVSYIDNPLTGGIFRDRGSVYYPVAEIKNYGNQPESNFNAILRIYRKTGATILFADTVAISSTLNPGDVFTCSYDSFLLPDLDTTYRVQVRTYLTGDMTPANDSITLRLQTFSPPAWYNYGNDTIPVSGSSWNGDSSGYGNMYEPPNYPFTIDSVGFFPATVSANGDVELIIMDDDGTDGGPGTILFSTRLPVTTAQAGLWFKAPVSPAVVINDGAFYVGQITVLESTFSTGTSAVPPGAVSRRAYEFTGSWAPSRESSTQDVWVACHGTWSSVGVDEIGITVPSLFRLACPTFVTAKSVFSISVVSESDVTISLYDLSGRNVRNLYQGKLSAGNHELSFNSEDLSSGLYFLRASVNGNERSLKVNIVK, encoded by the coding sequence ATGAAAAAAATGTTTTTCGTCGTCGCTTTTTTGACGGCAGCGGCAATTACGGCGATGCCGTGGACAGGAAGCAATCTGAACTCCGGTATCAGCTTCCTCGCTCCAGATTCTGGAACTCCGGATGCTTATGGTTATGTCTATGTCAAATCCGGAGATCCGGGTGGCCCGACATACAACTGGATGGATATTTCAACCACGGGAACTCTCGTGACTGGTCTCATGGACGACAACGTAGTAGGCCCTTTTCCCATAGGTTTTGATTTTCCCTACTATTGGTACAATGTTGATCAGGTTTATATTGGTTCGAACGGATACCTTTCATTTTCAAGCAACGCAAACCTCGCTGATCCGTTTCACAACATCCCGTTGAGCACGCCACCGAACGATCTTTTGGCAATATTCACAGGGGATCTCGATCATTCTCCTGGTGTTGGTTCCCCGGCGGTTTACTATTACACTTCTGCAACGCTTGACACTTTCATAGTTACTTTTGACAGTGTTCAGGAATGGGCTGTACCCGGTACTTACCATACTTTCCAGGTAATACTCACTAAAGCGGATAGCTGTATAACAATGCAGTATGGACCTCAGAACGGCACCTACAATCATTCAGGCTCAGAACATGATATGGTGGGTATTGAGAATAATACAGGAACTATTGGACTCCAGTATTTCCGCGACGGTTCAGCGGGAGCGGGAGCGTCAAGACCTGTCGACGGCATGGCAGTAGCCTATATACCGCCGGAATCTACAACCCTTCAGATTCACGATGTCGGTGTCTCATACATTGACAATCCTTTGACAGGCGGCATTTTCAGAGACAGGGGATCAGTTTATTACCCTGTTGCTGAAATTAAAAACTATGGAAACCAGCCTGAGTCAAACTTCAATGCAATTCTGAGGATATACAGAAAAACAGGCGCTACAATACTTTTTGCTGACACGGTTGCTATCTCTTCAACTCTAAATCCTGGTGATGTTTTTACTTGCAGTTATGACTCTTTCCTTCTCCCCGACCTAGACACGACGTACAGGGTCCAGGTCAGAACTTACCTTACAGGCGACATGACACCAGCCAACGACTCTATAACACTCAGGCTGCAAACATTTTCACCCCCCGCATGGTATAATTACGGAAACGACACAATACCCGTCAGTGGATCCTCCTGGAACGGCGATTCATCTGGTTACGGGAACATGTATGAACCCCCGAATTACCCGTTCACTATTGACTCTGTGGGATTTTTCCCGGCTACTGTCTCAGCCAACGGCGATGTTGAATTGATAATAATGGATGACGACGGGACAGACGGCGGCCCTGGAACTATCCTCTTCTCGACAAGATTGCCTGTGACGACGGCACAAGCAGGTTTATGGTTCAAAGCTCCTGTCAGCCCTGCGGTTGTCATCAACGACGGAGCTTTTTACGTAGGTCAGATCACTGTCCTTGAGAGCACTTTCTCCACTGGGACAAGCGCGGTACCGCCTGGAGCAGTAAGCAGAAGAGCTTACGAGTTCACAGGTTCATGGGCACCTTCAAGAGAATCATCTACGCAGGATGTCTGGGTGGCTTGTCACGGAACCTGGTCTTCAGTCGGTGTGGATGAAATAGGAATAACCGTTCCTTCTCTATTCAGACTCGCCTGTCCAACGTTTGTGACCGCAAAGTCTGTTTTCAGCATTTCTGTCGTGTCCGAATCCGACGTCACGATTTCACTCTATGACCTCTCCGGAAGAAACGTCAGGAACCTCTATCAGGGTAAACTTTCTGCAGGAAATCACGAACTCAGCTTCAACTCGGAAGATCTTTCTTCAGGGCTTTACTTCTTAAGAGCTTCTGTAAACGGCAATGAAAGGTCTCTGAAAGTCAATATAGTCAAATAA
- a CDS encoding tetratricopeptide repeat protein, with translation MPDKVSKILYEKENVFTEEDKASFLLGKAKEYFDNSNFASSFNAAVKALEISERAKIENKKRQALLRLGFVSYAMSDFDKALGYFHKASEGTPDIKTLTSSYEGMAIVFVKIGLKEKALDLMKKSLELREREGVSRWLQQSCNNIANIYRHFGEFEKSLEYLRRAENLATDDKRALAYIYNNIGEVYREKGDLEESLKFYKKSLSLKKGIKNKLGMTPSVFNIGLVMEEKGEYKTALKYIKKAFDSYSEIGNKLGVANTAKSLSNVYEKRKNYKKALFYSRIFTEKAGEIFNEEKAAKIAEMDARFEIKVKERENAIYKMKNEELAQANTRIQSQKDELEKKNEELVALNRSKDVILRLVSHDLKGTIGSLLPLIDIFLEVNGFDEDSENTLEVMKHYIERALVLVNDILEVNKIESEDFSLSLEKYDVACLISEFSRDFQNLSEKKEIKFTWTNKSGSLLCMIDLNRFWQILQNLFSNALKFTKRGGRIDITLTEEFSQGKKRAIISISDNGIGIPDKIKSQIFDKFTQARRMGTEGEKTTGLGLSIVKRLVELHNGQINVFSEEGSGSVFSFSFPVVS, from the coding sequence TTGCCGGATAAGGTTAGTAAGATTTTATACGAAAAAGAAAATGTTTTCACTGAAGAAGATAAAGCTTCTTTTTTGCTCGGAAAGGCCAAGGAATACTTCGACAATTCAAATTTCGCCTCTTCTTTCAACGCGGCGGTTAAAGCCCTTGAGATATCAGAGAGGGCAAAAATCGAGAACAAGAAAAGACAGGCTTTGCTGAGACTCGGCTTCGTCTCTTACGCTATGTCCGATTTCGACAAAGCCCTGGGCTATTTTCATAAAGCATCGGAAGGGACACCCGACATTAAAACTCTGACAAGCTCTTACGAGGGTATGGCGATAGTTTTTGTCAAAATCGGTTTAAAGGAAAAGGCTCTCGACCTGATGAAGAAATCTCTTGAACTCAGGGAAAGAGAAGGTGTCTCAAGGTGGCTACAGCAGAGTTGCAACAATATCGCGAATATCTACAGGCATTTCGGCGAATTCGAAAAGAGCCTTGAATACCTCAGGAGAGCAGAAAACCTGGCTACGGATGACAAGAGAGCTCTTGCTTACATTTACAACAACATAGGAGAAGTTTACAGGGAGAAAGGCGATTTAGAAGAATCTCTTAAGTTCTACAAAAAATCTCTGTCCCTGAAAAAAGGGATTAAAAACAAACTGGGAATGACCCCGAGCGTTTTCAATATAGGCCTTGTCATGGAAGAAAAGGGCGAGTATAAAACTGCACTCAAATACATAAAAAAAGCTTTTGATTCGTATTCCGAAATCGGCAACAAGCTCGGTGTCGCAAACACGGCGAAAAGCCTTTCCAACGTTTACGAAAAAAGAAAAAATTACAAAAAAGCCCTTTTTTACAGCAGAATTTTCACGGAAAAAGCGGGTGAAATTTTCAACGAGGAAAAAGCCGCGAAAATCGCGGAAATGGACGCGAGATTCGAAATAAAAGTAAAGGAGAGAGAAAACGCCATATACAAAATGAAAAATGAAGAACTCGCCCAGGCCAACACCAGAATCCAAAGCCAAAAAGACGAATTGGAGAAAAAAAACGAAGAGCTTGTTGCTTTGAACAGATCCAAAGACGTAATACTGCGTTTGGTTTCGCATGACCTTAAAGGGACTATAGGATCCCTTCTGCCTCTCATCGACATATTTTTGGAAGTCAACGGCTTCGACGAGGATTCCGAAAATACCCTTGAAGTGATGAAGCACTATATCGAAAGAGCTCTTGTCCTCGTAAACGATATTCTCGAAGTGAACAAAATAGAAAGCGAAGACTTTTCGCTAAGTCTCGAAAAATACGACGTTGCCTGTCTTATTTCCGAATTTTCCAGAGATTTCCAGAATTTATCCGAAAAAAAGGAAATTAAATTCACCTGGACAAACAAGTCAGGAAGTCTTCTTTGCATGATTGATTTAAACAGGTTTTGGCAGATTTTGCAGAATCTGTTTTCCAACGCCCTGAAATTCACGAAAAGAGGAGGCAGAATAGATATAACCCTTACTGAGGAATTTTCCCAAGGGAAGAAAAGGGCAATAATTTCGATCTCCGACAACGGAATAGGGATACCGGACAAGATAAAAAGCCAAATTTTCGACAAATTCACCCAAGCTAGAAGAATGGGCACAGAAGGAGAAAAGACGACAGGCCTTGGTCTATCGATTGTCAAGAGGCTTGTCGAGCTTCACAACGGGCAGATCAATGTCTTCTCTGAAGAAGGATCGGGAAGTGTTTTTTCCTTCAGTTTTCCTGTGGTCTCGTAA